The following proteins come from a genomic window of bacterium:
- the queA gene encoding tRNA preQ1(34) S-adenosylmethionine ribosyltransferase-isomerase QueA — MSLRLSDFDYTLPRDLVAQTPARPRDSARLLVLHRGTGVVEHRVFRDLGAYLGPPDVLVLNDTRVLPVRLRGRRSGSGGRLEAAGGPAPDGAPGGAGGPAPDGGGEVEVLLLRPVAGPSPAPAGAGDTWEALVRPGRRLRPGTRLAFGDGAIEVTVGPPAERGVRLVTVRCAGDLRAALERVGEMPVPPYIERPLDDPNDYQTVYAERPGAIAAPTAGLHLTPALLDAIRGQGVRVVFVTLHVGLGTFRGVEVEDVTRHRMDAESYEVSDETAAVINGARAQRGRVVAVGTTVVRTLETVATDEGTVTAGSGPTELFITPGFRFRVTDALVTNFHLPRTTLLMLVSAFAGRERILAAYAEAIRLRYRFYSFGDAMLIL; from the coding sequence CTGAGCCTCCGGCTCTCCGACTTCGACTACACGCTTCCGCGCGACCTGGTTGCTCAGACTCCGGCGCGTCCCCGCGACAGCGCGCGCCTGCTGGTGCTGCACCGGGGCACCGGTGTCGTCGAGCACCGGGTGTTTCGCGATCTCGGGGCCTATCTTGGTCCGCCCGACGTGCTCGTGCTCAACGATACCAGGGTGCTGCCGGTCCGCCTGCGCGGCCGCCGATCCGGGTCAGGAGGCCGCCTGGAGGCGGCCGGAGGTCCCGCGCCAGACGGGGCGCCAGGCGGGGCCGGAGGTCCCGCGCCAGACGGGGGAGGAGAGGTGGAGGTGTTGCTCCTGCGGCCGGTGGCAGGTCCGTCGCCCGCGCCGGCCGGGGCCGGCGACACGTGGGAGGCGCTCGTCCGCCCGGGACGCCGGCTGCGCCCCGGCACCCGGCTCGCCTTTGGCGACGGCGCGATAGAAGTCACAGTCGGGCCGCCCGCGGAGCGCGGGGTGCGCCTCGTCACGGTGCGCTGCGCGGGAGATCTTCGCGCCGCGCTCGAGCGGGTCGGCGAGATGCCGGTCCCGCCGTACATCGAGCGCCCGCTCGACGACCCGAACGACTACCAAACCGTGTACGCCGAGCGTCCCGGGGCGATCGCGGCGCCCACGGCGGGCCTGCATCTCACGCCGGCCCTGCTGGACGCGATTCGCGGGCAGGGTGTCCGCGTCGTGTTTGTGACGCTGCACGTCGGCCTCGGTACGTTCCGCGGAGTCGAGGTCGAGGATGTCACCCGGCACCGCATGGACGCGGAGTCCTATGAGGTGAGCGACGAGACGGCGGCGGTGATCAACGGCGCGCGGGCGCAGCGCGGCCGCGTGGTCGCCGTCGGGACGACGGTGGTGCGTACGCTCGAGACCGTCGCGACGGACGAGGGGACGGTCACCGCGGGAAGCGGCCCCACGGAATTGTTCATCACCCCGGGATTCCGGTTCCGCGTGACGGACGCGCTCGTGACGAACTTCCACCTGCCCCGGACGACGCTGCTCATGCTCGTGAGCGCGTTTGCCGGCCGGGAGCGGATTCTCGCGGCGTACGCCGAGGCGATCCGCCTGCGCTACCGGTTCTACAGCTTCGGCGACGCGATGCTGATTCTCTGA
- a CDS encoding SpoIID/LytB domain-containing protein, producing MTPAVRILSAALAAAVTWLGAGAANPARATESVLIRVAILLERPAVQIAADGPVTADDASPAAAVLAALPAGTAWIAAPSAAGGLDLSGRSLGPVVRLTAQHGVLRVDGRPYRGVLELRRTPGGRITVVDEIDLEAYLYGVIKGEVDPRWPPAAVRAQAVAARTLAVQRMAAAQASPGAGTAGGGFDLPATTDAQVYLGVAAEDPAATAAVDATRGLVVTYDGRPIFAAYHSNSGGHTEDSESVWGIAYPYLRGVPDPYALRAPGVAWSAVLPLAAVDGALRRGGVEVGAVSDVAPGRVTPWGRAITVRVRGDDGRTQELSANRFRLLVGAGVVRSTLFTVSRQGRVLDFAGRGSGHGVGLDQWGARAMAIQGFTFEQILKYYYTGVAIEPRY from the coding sequence ATGACACCGGCCGTCCGGATCCTGAGCGCGGCCCTGGCCGCCGCCGTGACATGGCTCGGCGCCGGCGCGGCCAATCCCGCCCGGGCCACCGAGTCCGTCCTCATCCGCGTCGCGATCCTGCTCGAACGGCCGGCCGTGCAGATCGCCGCGGACGGGCCGGTCACCGCGGACGACGCGTCGCCGGCAGCCGCGGTGCTCGCCGCGCTGCCGGCCGGTACGGCGTGGATCGCGGCCCCAAGCGCAGCCGGCGGGCTCGATCTGTCGGGCCGGAGCCTCGGCCCCGTCGTCCGCCTCACCGCGCAGCACGGCGTGTTGCGTGTGGACGGACGGCCGTATCGCGGCGTGCTCGAACTTCGCCGGACGCCGGGCGGGCGGATCACCGTGGTGGATGAGATCGACCTCGAGGCCTACCTCTATGGGGTGATCAAGGGTGAGGTGGACCCGCGCTGGCCGCCGGCGGCGGTGCGGGCGCAGGCCGTGGCGGCGCGCACCCTCGCGGTCCAGCGCATGGCCGCCGCGCAGGCGTCCCCGGGGGCCGGAACCGCGGGGGGCGGGTTCGACCTGCCGGCGACGACCGACGCGCAGGTGTACCTCGGCGTCGCGGCCGAGGATCCGGCGGCCACGGCGGCCGTCGACGCGACGCGCGGGCTCGTCGTCACCTATGACGGCCGCCCGATCTTCGCCGCCTATCACTCGAACTCCGGCGGGCATACCGAGGACAGCGAGAGCGTCTGGGGGATCGCATACCCGTACCTCCGGGGCGTGCCGGATCCCTACGCGCTGCGGGCCCCCGGGGTCGCGTGGAGCGCCGTGCTGCCTCTCGCCGCGGTCGACGGCGCCCTGCGCCGGGGCGGCGTCGAGGTGGGCGCGGTGAGCGACGTGGCGCCGGGGCGCGTGACGCCGTGGGGGCGCGCGATCACCGTGCGGGTTCGAGGCGACGATGGGCGCACGCAGGAGCTCAGCGCCAACCGGTTCCGGCTCCTCGTCGGCGCCGGCGTGGTGCGCAGCACGCTGTTCACCGTGTCGCGGCAGGGCCGCGTCCTCGACTTCGCCGGGCGGGGATCCGGCCACGGCGTCGGCCTCGACCAATGGGGAGCGCGCGCCATGGCTATCCAGGGCTTCACGTTCGAGCAGATCCTCAAGTACTACTACACGGGCGTGGCGATCGAGCCGCGCTACTGA
- a CDS encoding DUF2905 family protein, which yields MTPSAIGRVLIGLGVLLVIMGGAVVLLGMLPRLPGDIYVQRRGFTLYVPILGSILVSLLLTLLLNLFFARR from the coding sequence GTGACCCCGTCGGCCATCGGCCGGGTGTTGATCGGCCTCGGCGTCCTGCTCGTCATCATGGGCGGCGCCGTCGTGCTGCTCGGCATGCTGCCGCGGCTGCCCGGGGACATCTACGTCCAACGGCGGGGCTTCACCCTGTATGTGCCGATCCTCGGCAGCATTCTGGTGAGCCTGCTTCTGACGCTGCTGCTCAACCTGTTCTTCGCCAGACGATGA
- the ruvB gene encoding Holliday junction branch migration DNA helicase RuvB translates to MTRERTIGPDGGRGDPPPRAADPDEQFIRSLRPKRLEECIGQPRVVTGLAISMQAARERGEALDHVLLHGPPGLGKTTFANVIAAEMNTKIVTTSGPALERGGDLMGILTNLEAGDVLFIDEIHRLPRAVEEFLYPAMEDFCVNFVIEKGAHARTLRYTLRPFTLVGATTRAGLLSSPLRDRFGIAHHLDFYPVEDLARVVRRSASILEVTATDEGAGEIARRSRGTPRIANRLLRRVRDYAQVRAAGTISLDVAAEALEFEGVDAAGLDAQDRELLRTVVQVYGGGPVGVEALAATLNEEVDSIVEMIEPYLLKIGFLTRTPSGRRVTPQACDHLGLAAPERPSRGQGALFP, encoded by the coding sequence ATGACCCGGGAGCGGACGATCGGGCCCGACGGCGGGCGCGGCGATCCGCCCCCGCGGGCGGCCGATCCCGACGAGCAGTTCATCCGCAGCCTCCGGCCCAAGCGGCTCGAGGAGTGCATCGGCCAGCCGCGGGTCGTGACCGGCCTGGCCATCAGCATGCAGGCCGCCCGCGAGCGGGGCGAGGCGCTCGACCACGTGCTGCTGCACGGGCCGCCCGGCCTCGGCAAAACGACCTTTGCCAACGTCATCGCGGCCGAGATGAACACGAAGATCGTCACCACCTCGGGCCCCGCGCTCGAGCGCGGCGGGGACCTGATGGGGATTCTCACGAACCTCGAGGCCGGCGACGTGCTCTTCATCGACGAGATCCACCGGCTGCCGCGCGCGGTCGAGGAGTTCTTGTATCCGGCGATGGAGGATTTCTGCGTCAACTTCGTCATCGAAAAGGGCGCGCACGCGCGCACGCTGCGGTACACCCTCCGCCCGTTTACGCTGGTCGGGGCCACCACGCGCGCGGGCCTGTTGTCGTCGCCGCTCCGCGACCGGTTCGGCATCGCGCACCACCTCGACTTCTATCCCGTCGAGGATCTCGCCAGGGTGGTCCGCCGGTCGGCGTCGATCCTCGAGGTGACGGCGACCGACGAGGGCGCGGGAGAGATCGCCCGGCGCTCCCGCGGCACGCCCCGGATCGCGAACCGGCTGCTCCGGCGGGTCCGCGACTACGCGCAGGTGCGCGCCGCGGGCACCATCAGCCTCGACGTCGCGGCCGAGGCGCTCGAGTTCGAGGGGGTGGACGCCGCCGGCCTGGACGCGCAGGACCGGGAGCTGCTGCGCACCGTCGTCCAGGTCTACGGCGGCGGCCCGGTCGGCGTCGAGGCGCTCGCGGCGACCCTCAACGAGGAAGTGGACAGCATTGTCGAGATGATCGAGCCGTATCTGTTGAAGATCGGCTTCCTCACGCGAACGCCGTCGGGGCGCCGGGTGACGCCGCAGGCGTGCGACCACCTCGGCCTCGCCGCCCCCGAACGGCCGTCGCGCGGGCAGGGAGCCTTGTTCCCGTGA